Proteins from a genomic interval of Corythoichthys intestinalis isolate RoL2023-P3 chromosome 3, ASM3026506v1, whole genome shotgun sequence:
- the lrrtm4l2 gene encoding leucine-rich repeat transmembrane neuronal protein 4 has product MGSVMLGWRFSCVLVQATVWLLLSKGERICPASCRCEGKLVYCESGIFQDIPENITAGCQGLSLRYNNLLVLIPYQFAHLNQLVWLYLDHNSISAVDVLAFHGVRRLKELIISSNKISHLHNNTFSAIPNLRNLDLSYNKLQSLQPGHLFGLRKLQNLHLRSNGLKQIIVRTFLECRSLEFLDLGYNRLRSLTRTTFLGLFRLKELHLEHNQFSRINFYIFPRLTNLQTLYLQWNRIRAVSQGVPWTWLKMQKLDLSGNEIQTLDPLVFQSMPNLQTLNLESNKLRSVPVEAVAAWTSVTSVGLAGNAWDCRPSICPLMAWLRTLRDAKDISMICSSPKSVQGERVMDVVGNYSTCADIMAKVNTTAAAAVLTSSPFMNATLDHLFSDVTELDNDESPALTSTSSSIWPDKTDRQNLSTSPPTPSKSPTSSFPEMPFEHMAFHKIIAGTVALFLSVSLILLVIYVSWRHYPNTMRQLQQHSVKHKRRKKVRKQEQDLNSQLQEYYLSYHSNSETMDSLTNEARPCTCTISGSIECEV; this is encoded by the exons ATGG GTTCTGTGATGTTGGGCTGGAGGTTTTCATGTGTTCTGGTGCAGGCGACTGTCTGGCTGTTGCTCAGCAAGGGGGAGAGGATATGCCCTGCAAGTTGTCGCTGCGAAGGCAAGCTCGTCTACTGCGAGTCAGGCATTTTCCAAGACATTCCCGAGAATATCACCGCAGGATGCCAAGGTCTTTCTCTACGCTATAACAATCTGCTTGTGCTGATACCCTACCAGTTTGCGCATCTCAATCAGCTTGTCTGGCTCTATTTGGACCATAATTCAATCAGTGCAGTGGATGTTTTAGCCTTCCACGGTGTGAGGAGGCTAAAAGAACTCATTATTAGCTCCAATAAGATAAGCCACCTGCACAACAACACGTTTAGCGCCATCCCAAACCTGCGGAATTTGGATCTATCATACAACAAGCTCCAGTCTTTGCAGCCGGGACATTTGTTTGGCCTGCGCAAGCTCCAGAATCTCCACCTTCGATCCAACGGACTCAAACAGATTATCGTCCGTACATTTCTGGAATGCCGTAGCTTGGAGTTTCTGGATTTGGGTTACAACCGGCTGCGGAGTCTCACCCGCACAACCTTTTTAGGACTGTTCCGGCTCAAAGAGCTTCATTTAGAGCACAATCAATTCTCACGGATTAATTTCTACATTTTCCCACGGCTCACAAACCTACAGACTCTTTACTTGCAGTGGAACCGCATACGAGCCGTAAGTCAAGGCGTACCTTGGACCTGGCTGAAAATGCAGAAACTGGACCTTTCGGGGAACGAAATACAAACATTGGACCCTTTGGTTTTCCAGTCGATGCCAAATTTACAAACACTCAATTTGGAATCCAACAAGCTCAGGAGCGTTCCCGTGGAAGCCGTGGCGGCGTGGACTTCGGTGACCTCCGTCGGCTTGGCCGGCAACGCCTGGGACTGTAGACCGAGTATCTGCCCGCTCATGGCGTGGCTCAGGACCTTGAGGGACGCCAAAGACATTAGCATGATATGCAGCAGTCCCAAGTCTGTGCAGGGAGAGAGGGTCATGGATGTCGTGGGGAATTATTCCACCTGTGCGGACATAATGGCTAAAGTGAATACCACTGCTGCTGCAGCTGTATTGACTTCAAGCCCTTTTATGAACGCCACTTTGGACCATCTCTTCAGTGATGTCACGGAGCTGGATAATGACGAGTCTCCTGCGCTGACATCGACATCTTCATCCATCTGGCCTGATAAAACGGATAGACAGAATCTGAGCACCTCACCGCCCACGCCCTCTAAATCTCCTACTTCGTCCTTCCCAGAGATGCCGTTTGAACATATGGCTTTTCATAAAATCATCGCGGGCACTGTAGCCCTGTTTTTATCAGTGTCATTGATCCTCCTGGTTATTTATGTCTCATGGAGGCACTACCCCAACACCATGAGGCAACTGCAGCAGCACTCAGTCAAACATAAGCGTAGGAAAAAAGTGCGGAAGCAGGAGCAGGACCTTAACTCTCAGTTACAAGAATACTACCTGAGCTACCATTCAAACTCAGAAACCATGGATTCACTAACAAACGAGGCACGGCCGTGCACATGCACCATTTCGGGATCAATAGAATGTGAAGTATAG